The segment ACAGCATCAACATCCTCCAGGCGACCCTGCTCGCGATGCAGCGCGCCGTGGCGGCGCTCGACCCCGCCCCGCGCCGCGCCCTGATCGACGGCGACCGCTGCCCGCGCCTGGGGTGCCCGGCGCAGGCCATCGTCAAGGGAGACCAGAAGGTAGGCGCCATCGCGGCGGCGTCCATCCTGGCCAAGGTCGCGCGCGACCGCGAGATGGAGGCCCTGGACGCGCTCTATCCGGGCTACGGCCTGGCCCGCCACAAGGGTTATCCCACGCGCGACCACGTCGAGGCGCTGCGCCGGCTGGGCGCGAGCCCCGTCCACCGGCTC is part of the Gammaproteobacteria bacterium genome and harbors:
- the rnhB gene encoding ribonuclease HII; its protein translation is MEPPALALILEGEADILVAGVDEAGRGPLAGPVIAAAVILDPARPLAGLNDSKLLSARQRERLEREIQAGALAWALGRAEVEEIDSINILQATLLAMQRAVAALDPAPRRALIDGDRCPRLGCPAQAIVKGDQKVGAIAAASILAKVARDREMEALDALYPGYGLARHKGYPTRDHVEALRRLGASPVHRLSFRPVREAAEAN